The genomic segment ATCCTCGAATGGGAGTATCCAACTATCGTTCTAATCAGGTCCTTTTGTCAATTTATAGTTTTGGACTCAATTGTTAGCATGGAAAGGATATAACATGTCCTCAAACCAATCATATCCAAACTGAGGAATTGACTTGATTGGAATGATAATTTAACTTGAGGATTCAATTGaaatgttttgaagtttaaagATCAATTTAGAATTCTACTTGTAATTTGAGAATGCTCGATGCAATTAACCCTATATATAGTTTGGACCAAATTGTAAGAAAAGACAGTAAAAAGCTGCATGTTCCATGGAAATGCTGGAGGATTTGGGGCTTTGAATGTGAGGTTCATGATGTTGGTATCGTATAGGGAGAACCTAATCATCAAAGCATATAACTTTACCaaaaaatttattgtttctaAATACAAATATCCCAatgacatatatatttatatatttatatctatacAAAATTGGTATTGTTGATAAAAAATTGAGGCACGGAGTCTCGTGTGTATTTAGGTTTGAGTTTCATCATACATAATTTTTTGTCATGTGTGGGCTTTAGCTTAGTGAGTCAAATTTAGTCTAGATTACTTTGGTTTCTAGTTCATTGCTCGGAtatgtatttataattatattacagTTAAAATGTATTTTACTTATAAACTTTCTTAAATATTTATAGGTctcaaaaggaaaggaaaaagctGCAGATTGAGATGGTTAAATTATCTTCGACCCGATGTTCGGCGTGGGAACATCACCCTTGAAGAACAACTTTTAATTCTTGAACTTCACTCTCGTTGGGGAAATAGGTAATCTTTTAACTCggtttaattatggttttagtccttttttatgttaaaattcaAGATTTAATTGCTCTATTttagtttgacataatttattctctctacttttataatattattagtaacttcaaatcaataacattcatgacacaaatttttttatataaagtttaCTTCTTTTAGACACAATTTACGAAGCTTTttaatttactattatagatgGTCCAAAATCGCCCAACATTTGCCTGGAAGAACTGACAATGAGATAAAAAACTATTGGAGAACTCGTGTCCAAAAACATGCCAAGCAACTCAAATGTGACGTGAACAGTAAGCAATTCAAAGACACCATGCGATACCTATGGATGCCAAGGTTAGTTGAACGAATTCAAGCCGGCATCGCCTCCTCCTCCTCCACAACAGCCACCTCCACGGGGCAAATCGTTATACCACAACTAGCCCTAAGTTATAACAGTACCCTTGACAATTCCAGCATCGCAATCTCGTCGGAGACTCAAGTTTCACCAACATCGGATTTTTCCGATTGTTACGGTAAAATCGTCCCGATTAATGAAAACCCGAACCCAGATTACTTTCAGGCTAGCCAAATTGGTTCCTCTAATGATTACAACCATGGCATGGATTTCCAACCATGGTTGCGTGGAGTTGATAATATTACATCAGATCATTTCTTGGATTGTGATGATTTTTTGTTCTTACAACAGCAATTTAACTTCAACATGTGAAAAATATATCAatcaaataaattgatatatatatagtgaGGGAATTTTCaagtaaaatttagaaaaaagaaaacaaatatggAAATATAGGGTTTGATTTTTCTAATTGCGTTTCAACTTTAGTTTGTATTTTGTAACCATCTTTTTTTCTATTTGAGGGGTGGGGGGATATTGTAATTTAAGACTTTTGTTGTTAATAATAATCACATTAATTCATATTAACTTGATCTCATTTtactttgaattttcttttttaaaatgatttttaattaatagaaatttagaatttgtttttcttatagtttatttttatttatgaaaaataattctattttatattttttgaaaattaaaaaacacGTCTgcataatagaaataaaattttatttttaataataaaaatatgaaaatatattcatgcCTATTTTCCTATAATAGAAATATGAGAAATAGTCCTCAACCATGGTAAaagattattttgatatttaaaagataatatttttgtgtttatattgATTTAAACCAATgttaattcattataaatttaaagttaaacATTTTTATCTTTTGATAAAAGgtaaggataaaaataaaatataaaattgaatcgCGTGTGTTGACTTGATAATCAGGGTGTTTACCATCTCAGGTGTGACTTGAGTCCGCGTCATGCTAGTCGCATTGTTATTAGGGTTTACCCTCCtcttataattcaccaaaaaaaaacccaaaactaatataataaaataaattacaattcACCAGTTAATTCatttggaataaaataataatgatatcaATAATTGGTTCCACTAAATGAGTTCAATTAAGAGCTATGATTAATATATAACATTCTTTTGGAGATCATGTAGTTGTCCATGGGGCATAAACCATAAGCTACTTCTACATTACACTACAGAAAAGGTAATTAAAAGgcctttaattaaacttaattaaataaataaataacgcGTTAAGTTGGCCATTATTAGACACTTTTTGGATTTTAGACATCCAACctccaaaatcaaacataaagtAAAATTTTTACCCCTATCTTAAATATATTGatactgttgacaccatttttttggatgaaaacggggtcgacttagattttgaaaataaaacgaaaaatgggagtcgccaccaatcttttttgatgaggtgtgatcgggtcacctcgtaaaacggttgtttttaataaacgatttagattttattaaaacaacgatttttgtctacgaaattcagaaaaatgggttcgggagtcggttacgcacgaggaaggattagcaccctcgatgcgcccaaaattggtacctagttgattaattagtgtcttagtgtcgaaaattgaaaatttgaagagtttaaaaaaaatacgatccttaaaagaaactctgataacgtgaattgaaatataagattctcttgttccgaaggaatatcacatccagcacgttaggacacgatactctaaaccatcgaaaccaagatcatcttatagtttaatgaaaccatactttgaagatttaagaggatatttggctatttagtcgaacgagaaatcgaaacccagcacgttagggcacgttttctcgatttttctaaatacgaaatattacctttattattgaaagtttaaaagggtatttggccatttggtcgaacgaggaatcgaaacccagcacgttagggcacgttttctcgaactTTCCAAACGTGAAATATTGCTTTTACGAAAGAATTATTTTCGTtgggtaattaatataaattcgtGGTAAAGTGAAATAGCGAAAAATGAGCAAACAAATATGAATTTCGATATCAATGAACAtaacagaataaaaataaatgcataataagAATGATGAGATCAGAAATAGAGGAGTAAGACAAACAAGCAATGTAAGAGaataataaaagattaataataattataatagtaaaaataataatagtaataatagctAAGTGGAAAATAGTAACAGTACATTAATAagacaaataatataataatagtgatagcactaaagaaaaaaatatatattaataatagtaataaatataatagtaataaatagaaaataatagtacattaataataatagtatatgttAATATCAATaatgatatgtataaaaaaaaggaaataataatatggtaaaaaatgtgttaataaaaataaaaatagaaataaaaataatattaataatgatattaataatagtaataaaacagagaaaagaaaaaaaaaatataacgatgaaaagtaatgataataattattataatagtaATGATATAAAATCAATGAGGTAATAAGCAAATgggtataaaaagaaaatataatcatAGTAATAATAgttgtagtaataataatagtaagaaaaatagtgataatATAACAAGAATAGTAATATAACaagagaataataataataataatagtaatggagataataataataatgatactaacaataatataaataaaaatataaacaacaaaaaaatagcaataataataatgaaatgaaagtgataataataatagtaaataatatgcaagaaaataaaatacaattataataccataatgttaaataataaaagaaaatacaaaagaaaaggaCGAAAAGGGGCTAATTTGAACTCTAGACAGAAATTTGAagcgaaaataataaaataaaaaaaaagaaatggggccaaattgaatttaaaacaagAGTTAGGGGATAGAttcgaaacaaaaaaaaaggaaaggggaGGACCTACTAGAACACGTGAATAACATGgagggactaaaagggaaataatcccaaCCTTTATGCGCATTATTTCAACAGGGACTCAAATGTAATTAGGAGAAAATTATGCGgccaaattaaaaacaataaaaagaagaACAGGGGCCTAATCCAATAGCAGCGCAAAAGAGAAGGATTGGCCACATAAATAACCCATTTTAGGCGCATAGGCTCTTTTCCTTTGCCCAAACGGTATTGTTTTAGTTTTATTACTTAAAtcatacttttattttgaaaCCATCCAtgcctttatttcctttttttttattttttttctaaacctaGCACTTTCGGACTCCTCTATCTCTTCTCCTTCTTTTCAGCCGACAAGGCCATTCCCTGCTCGCCTGCACGCTGCCATGGCCGGTGACCGATGTTGCGGAGAATGAGCTTTTACGCTCTGTCTTCAAAGCCTCTTTTGAAGGCTAAACTTTCAGCAAACAAAGAACGAGAAAAAAAAGAGTTCTTTGTCCCTTTGCCGAACTCGATTACAACGACGGAGAAATCACTCCGACGCGAGCTCAAAGGGATTCAGGTGAGCCATTTTCCTTCCTTTTAGTTTTTGCTTAAACAGATTCgcgaagagaaagaaaaaaataaaagaaaatacaaaagaaaaaaactaaataaaaataaaaaagaaccaaGAACACCTTTTAGTTTCCAATCTTTCTTAGATTTGCTTGTGTGCGTTTTGATTTCTAATACCTGTGTTACAATctttctttttgtaaaaaaaataaaaacccccCTTTTCCAAAATACAATCCGTCctgcttttcaaaatttatcCCTTCGGTTTTATAATCgattacaataacaataaaaaatgctCTTATTCCTCTGTTGTGGCTGCCTTTTTTGTTGTTTGTGTTTGCAGGGTATGGCCGGTGTTGGTGGTGGGGGTGTCAGACGGTATGGGACTGTTGTAGTGGAGGTATGGGGCTGTTGTAGTGGGGGTATGGGGTTTGGTATtagtgggccaaaattggcctactacAGATACAATTATGTAAGTAAAATTCTAATTATAATTCAAATGTATATTTAGagatttaattttgatttgatcatatattttaaaaaataaatacatcaatttatttttaccatatataaacataaaatgatgttatatcaataattatgttaataatttataagaattaaatcaaattaaaatttcatatatagaattacacattaaatcatagttcatatataattttaagatctACCCTTTAGATTCTGGTTCATTTTAATCTTTGTTTTCGGTGAgtataattttctttattattaatttatattttttattctcaAAGTGCTTGAATCCAAattatcaataattattttttattctcaaaGTGATTAATACTGTTCAATCCAAATGATCAATAATTGTGAATCAGAACCttctttttttccaaaaaatcattGAGGAAAAAAGGGTCGATAAAATATTATTATCGATATGATTaacatttttaaagaaaaatgaagtggCACGTGTTGAGGACAACGCGAAAGTGAAGCACGTGATAGAAGAGATAGAGAGGATGGCGGCTGGGGATCTTTGTAGGGCGCGTGGCAATGGGAGAAGCCACCGTCGTGGTCCCCACAGAGTTTGTTGTTAAATTGAGGACACGTGTTTTTTATGGGAATAAAATATAGTTAGTGGAGAGTTGTTATAATTAGACTTACAGCCGCAACTCTTGAAACAGTTCCGTCAGACTTATCTCCtatttactatttagtccttctAAAGAGGAAGAAAAATTCACCCAAAAAGTATACCTTTCTTTTTGCGTAAGATTtcttttacaataataaaaaaataggatttaatctcaatttaattcaattaaatatatattaccgAGATTATATCTAAATAAAATTCATCTCAAAATTCAAAGTCATCAAATTAGGTAATCCGAGTTTTAGTATGATTTGAAAAATACAACCCTACTTGCATTCATATTGTTTGGAATATTTCAGAACCTAAACCCCTCATTTTATtccctaaaaaaatttaaaccctcaactttcttttaatctttcTACAATTATCAAGTTTTTCCGCAGCAGCTACAAGAAAGCAAATAATGGAAATATCTCATGATCAAGATCACGTTGATGAAATCTCTCAATCTCATTTTGAAGAATCTGTGGatgataataatatatactaGCGACatagttgatttttaaaaagaaatcgaTGATGACGACGATAATTATGAGTGTCTTTTAGAAGAAAACGAGGATGATGGTGATATTGATGACAACAATTACGTTAATGATCGTCAATCGCAAATAGATACTTGGAATTTTGATGATCACCCTTTGTTCGAACAAGATTATCGTTGCCTCCCATTATCTTTCCACGACAAAATAAATGATGATTTATCAGTTGGTAATAGAATCATTATGCCCTCCACGGATCTTGAATTTATCATAGAAAATCAAGTCCCCTTGCCTTTACAATTCGAGATTCATAACTTATAGGAAGGGAAGTTTTCCCATTGTGGGGTTCTCGAGTTCAGTG from the Gossypium hirsutum isolate 1008001.06 chromosome D09, Gossypium_hirsutum_v2.1, whole genome shotgun sequence genome contains:
- the LOC107931405 gene encoding transcription factor MYB78, with the translated sequence MDVKAKGNVRREEEDHQIELRRGPWTVEEDLKLVNYIAAHGEGRWNSLALFAGLKRKGKSCRLRWLNYLRPDVRRGNITLEEQLLILELHSRWGNRWSKIAQHLPGRTDNEIKNYWRTRVQKHAKQLKCDVNSKQFKDTMRYLWMPRLVERIQAGIASSSSTTATSTGQIVIPQLALSYNSTLDNSSIAISSETQVSPTSDFSDCYGKIVPINENPNPDYFQASQIGSSNDYNHGMDFQPWLRGVDNITSDHFLDCDDFLFLQQQFNFNM